One genomic region from Bufo bufo chromosome 3, aBufBuf1.1, whole genome shotgun sequence encodes:
- the HIKESHI gene encoding protein Hikeshi, with amino-acid sequence MFGCLVAGRLVQTDAQQIAEDKFVFNLPDYDSINHVVVFMLGTIPFPERMGGSVYISYPDHSGMPVWQLLGFITNEKPSAIFKISGLKSGEGTQHPFGAMSLPQTPSVAQIGISVELLEQLAQQTPVANAAVSTVDSFTQFTQKMLDNFYNFASSFAVTQAQMTPNPTEAFIPANVVLKWYENFQRRLAQNPFFWKT; translated from the exons GTGCAGACAGATGCTCAGCAGATAGCAGAGGATAAGTTTGTCTTTAACCTGCCTGACTATGACAGCATCAACCATGTGGTGGTGTTCATGCTGGGAACGATCCCCTTCCCGGAGAGAATGGGGGGTTCTGTGTACATCTCCTACCCCGATCACAGCGGCATGCCTGTCTGGCAGCTCCTCGGATTCATCACAAATGAAAAACCCAGCGCCATATTCAAAATCTCCGGACTGAAATCTG GAGAAGGGACGCAGCACCCATTTGGAGCGATGAGTTTACCGCAGACTCCTTCGGTAGCGCAGATTGGCATCTCCGTGGAGCTGTTGGAGCAGCTGGCACAACAGACTCCAGTAGCCAACGCTGCCGTGTCCACCGTAGACTCCTTCACCCAG TTCACCCAGAAAATGCTGGACAACTTCTATAACTTTGCGTCCTCGTTTGCCGTGACTCAGGCACAGATGACCCCGAACCCGACTGAAGCCTTCATCCCGGCAAACGTTGTTCTGAAGTG GTACGAGAACTTCCAGAGGCGCCTTGCACAGAACCCGTTCTTCTGGAAGACGTAA